Below is a genomic region from Fusobacterium canifelinum.
TTGATCTAAAAGAGTAGCTATTTTACCTAGTTGTGTACTCATACCAGTTTCAGTTATTAAAATTTTTGCTCTACCATAGTTTACAAGACTTCCTGAGAAAACCATATTAACTTGGTCACCTAGAGCTAAATCTTCATAAGTTAGAACTTCATCTGTTTTCTCTATTGAATTTGATTCACCAGTAAGTGAATTTTCATTTACAAGTAATGAAAAATTTTCAATTACTCTTCCATCTGCTGGAACAATATCTCCAGCTTCTATAATAACAATATCTCCAGGCACTAATTCAGAAGAATCAAGTTCCAACTGCTCATGGTCTCTAATAACTTTACATTTTGGTGATGACATTTTCTTTAAACTATCTAAAGATTTTTGAGCCTTAATAGTTTGATAAGCACCAAGAATTGAGTTTAAAATAAGAACTAAAACTATAACAAAACTACTTTCTTTATTTCCCGAAAAAAATGAAATAATTGCAGCAACCAGCAAAATTATTACAAGAGAATCTTTAAATTGATTAAAAAAGATTTTAATGAGTCCATCTTTTTCTTTTTCAATAAATTTGTTTTCTCCATATTTTTTTCTTCTTTTTTCTACTTCATCATTTGTTAAGCCAGTAGAAACAGTTTCAAATTCTTCAAATAATTGTTTTTTAGATTTTGTAAAATGTTTCATTTCACGTCTCCTTCTAGTTAAAGCTTTATAAAACATAAAAAAAACTTTTGATATGAAAAAATTCATACCAAAAGTCTTGTTACCAATAATGGTTACAGTACCAGAAATAAATTTCGTGATGTTGATACTGTGATTACAACTACTCCCTTTTATTATGAGAAATATTCTAATTAGTTTATTGTGATGTGGATAATTATAACATAAGGAATATATAAAATCAATAGGTTTTTTATTGATTTTTATATTCAATTATGATATTATAAAAATATAAAGCAAACATTCTAATATCAGTTATAGGAGGGATTAAAATGTCAGTTGTATCTTATAAACAAGAAAATTTTATTGGTATTATAACTATTGAAAGACCAGAAGCATTAAATGCTTTAAATTCTCAAGTTTTAGATGAATTAAATTCGACTTTTGCAAATATAGATTTAGAAACAACAAGAGTTGTTCTATTAACAGGTTCAGGAACAAAGTCTTTTGTTGCAGGAGCAGATATTTCTGAAATGTCAACTTTAAATAAAGTAGAAGGTGCAAAATTTAGTAATAAAGGTAATGAAGTATTTAGAAAAATTGAAATATTTCCTTTACCAGTTATAGCAGTTGTAAATGGTTTTGCATTAGGTGGAGGTTGTGAGTTAGCAATGAGCTGTGATTTCAGAGTTTGTTCTGAAAATGCAGTATTTGGACAACCAGAAGTTGGTTTAGGAATTACTCCCGGATTTGGAGGAACTCAAAGATTAGCAAGACTTATTGGATTAGGAAAAGCTAAAGAAATGATTTATACAGCAAATGCAATTAAGGCTGATGAAGCTCTTAATATAGGTTTAGTAAATCATGTATATCCACAAGAAGCTTTAATGGAAGAAGCTATAAAATTAGCTGGAAAAATTGCTAAGAATGCTCCATTTGCTGTTAGAGCATGCAAAAAAGCAATAAACCAAGGTATAGATACTGATATGGATAGAGCTATAATAATAGAAGAAAAATTATTCGGAGAATGTTTTGCAACAGAAGATCAAAAAGTAGGAATGAAAGCATTTTTAGAAAAAATAAAAGGTGTAGAGTTTAAAAATAAATAAAATGGAGGTTTTACTATGAAAGTAGGAATTATTGGGGCAGGAACAATGGGGGCAGGAATTGCTCAAGCATTTGCACAAACTGAAGGTTTTACAGTTGCATTATGTGATATCAATAATGAATTTGCTGCTAATGGAAAAAGCAAAATAGCTAAGGGATTTGAAAAAAGAATAGCAAAAGGTAAAATGGAACAAGCAGAAGCAGATACCGTTTTATCAAGAATTACAACAGGAACAAAAGAAATTTGTGCTGATTGTGATTTAATAATTGAAGCTGCTATTGAAAATATGGAAATCAAAAAACAAACTTTTAAGGAATTGGATGAAATTTGTAAACCAGAAGCTATATTTGCAACAAATACTTCTTCATTATCAATAACTGAAATAGGAGCAGGTCTAAAAAGACCTATAATAGGCATGCACTTCTTTAATCCAGCACCAGTTATGAAACTTGTTGAAATTATTGCTGGACTTAATACTCCAACTGAATTAGTAGATAAAATAAAGAAAGTTTCTGAAGATATTGGAAAAGTTCCAGTACAAGTTGAAGAAGCACCAGGATTTGTTGTAAATAGAATTTTAATTCCTATGATAAATGAAGCTGTTGGAATTTATGCAGAAGGAATTGCTTCTGTTGAAGGAATAGATGCTGCTATGAAATTAGGAGCAAATCACCCTATTGGACCTCTAGCTTTAGGAGATTTAATTGGACTTGATGTTTGTCTTGCTATAATGGATGTTTTATATCATGAAACAGGAGATAGTAAATATAGAGCTCATACTTTATTAAGAAAAATGGTTCGTGGAAAACAATTAGGACAAAAAACTGGTAAAGGTTTCTATGACTATACTAAATAAAAAATTAAGGTACTCATTATTGAGTACCTTTTCTTTTTTTTGCTAATTTAGCATTTTTTACTTCATTAGGAAGTGTAATTGTTTTTACATTGTTTATATTAAAATATTTTGCACCAACTGTTAAATTTTCAACTCCATACTCATAACTAATATTTGCTGAAAATATAAATGCAATAGGTAAAAGAGTTTTTTTATCAACAATATATTTTAAGAATATCTCATCATCTATTAATATCTTTTTGGGAGTATCATCTATTGTTCCTATTAATAAATGCTTTTCTATTAAGTCTTTTATAATGTAAGGATCTAAGATTGTTATTATATAGTTGCCCTTTATTTCTTCTAATTCAATTTTATCTATATTATTTTTTAAAATATCATATACTTCATTTTGGTTGTATACAGAAGCTAAAAATTCTTTTACCATTTTTTGATTGATTCTTTTTTCCCAATTAAGATTAGGAGATTCAGCAGTATAAATATATCCATCTTTGGCATATACATATATATCAAAACTTGGCATTTTAACACTAAGTTTCATTGAAAAAGGCTTTAA
It encodes:
- a CDS encoding enoyl-CoA hydratase-related protein yields the protein MSVVSYKQENFIGIITIERPEALNALNSQVLDELNSTFANIDLETTRVVLLTGSGTKSFVAGADISEMSTLNKVEGAKFSNKGNEVFRKIEIFPLPVIAVVNGFALGGGCELAMSCDFRVCSENAVFGQPEVGLGITPGFGGTQRLARLIGLGKAKEMIYTANAIKADEALNIGLVNHVYPQEALMEEAIKLAGKIAKNAPFAVRACKKAINQGIDTDMDRAIIIEEKLFGECFATEDQKVGMKAFLEKIKGVEFKNK
- a CDS encoding 3-hydroxybutyryl-CoA dehydrogenase → MKVGIIGAGTMGAGIAQAFAQTEGFTVALCDINNEFAANGKSKIAKGFEKRIAKGKMEQAEADTVLSRITTGTKEICADCDLIIEAAIENMEIKKQTFKELDEICKPEAIFATNTSSLSITEIGAGLKRPIIGMHFFNPAPVMKLVEIIAGLNTPTELVDKIKKVSEDIGKVPVQVEEAPGFVVNRILIPMINEAVGIYAEGIASVEGIDAAMKLGANHPIGPLALGDLIGLDVCLAIMDVLYHETGDSKYRAHTLLRKMVRGKQLGQKTGKGFYDYTK
- a CDS encoding DUF6612 family protein, with amino-acid sequence MKRNLKKLLFVFFTIISIMSYSKDFIPSKKEIIEKFTENSKNIKSMDIITEDTIVNKNNNDTLIIYKEASLILKPFSMKLSVKMPSFDIYVYAKDGYIYTAESPNLNWEKRINQKMVKEFLASVYNQNEVYDILKNNIDKIELEEIKGNYIITILDPYIIKDLIEKHLLIGTIDDTPKKILIDDEIFLKYIVDKKTLLPIAFIFSANISYEYGVENLTVGAKYFNINNVKTITLPNEVKNAKLAKKRKGTQ